A window of the Mesorhizobium opportunistum WSM2075 genome harbors these coding sequences:
- a CDS encoding GNAT family N-acetyltransferase gives MDLTGEAVQIAAVDGLPGGQVSQPAAVPANDAYTARLHTSLEAVRPLWLRFQADGVCTAHQHFAWVEGIVARLMPAGAEALIVEVNNAVTGAPLMLVPLMLRPAFRHRVIEWLSCGVCDYSAPLLADASAWTAQSAQAAWAAVRSVLPPADRVHIMGIPRRIDGVANPLALLAATRDSMQTTYGLAIDGDPETVLKRLCRPSFVKEFGKDWRRLERLGGLEFVEADTPALVELIFDGLVRMRLNRFREMGRFDLLTQEPVVDFYRKAALQGLSDGSVRLFGLRVGEALIAAQYLVVHQGTVHALLIAIDQDAVPNVSPGLLIMGRLIGWARERRFDYFDLSVGNQGYKGHMGAKGSVLAELRQGFTMRGSVAGIAIEFRNRAEAFVRSNPRLLKAAQGLMRGLRRLRGGS, from the coding sequence ATGGATTTGACAGGCGAGGCAGTGCAAATTGCTGCGGTGGACGGCCTGCCCGGCGGGCAGGTCTCCCAACCTGCCGCTGTCCCTGCGAACGACGCCTACACGGCGCGATTGCACACAAGCCTCGAGGCGGTCAGGCCGCTCTGGCTGCGCTTCCAGGCGGATGGTGTCTGCACCGCCCACCAGCATTTTGCCTGGGTCGAGGGGATCGTGGCGCGGCTGATGCCGGCCGGCGCGGAGGCGCTCATCGTCGAAGTGAACAATGCGGTGACCGGCGCGCCCCTGATGCTGGTGCCGCTGATGCTGCGGCCAGCCTTCCGCCATCGGGTGATCGAGTGGCTGAGCTGCGGCGTCTGCGACTATTCGGCGCCGCTGCTGGCCGATGCGAGCGCGTGGACCGCACAATCCGCGCAGGCCGCGTGGGCGGCGGTGCGCTCCGTGCTGCCGCCGGCGGACCGCGTCCACATCATGGGAATTCCGCGGCGGATCGACGGCGTCGCCAATCCACTGGCCTTGCTCGCGGCCACGCGCGATTCCATGCAGACCACTTATGGGCTCGCCATCGACGGCGACCCGGAAACCGTCCTCAAGCGCCTGTGCAGGCCATCCTTCGTCAAGGAATTCGGCAAGGACTGGCGCCGGCTCGAACGGCTCGGCGGCCTGGAGTTTGTCGAGGCCGACACACCCGCCCTGGTCGAGCTCATCTTCGACGGTCTGGTTCGGATGCGGCTCAACCGCTTTCGCGAAATGGGCCGTTTCGACCTGCTGACGCAAGAGCCGGTTGTCGATTTCTATCGCAAAGCCGCCCTGCAGGGCCTGTCTGACGGATCGGTGCGGCTGTTCGGACTGCGGGTTGGCGAGGCTCTGATCGCCGCTCAATATCTGGTCGTTCATCAAGGCACTGTTCACGCTTTGCTGATAGCGATAGACCAGGATGCGGTTCCCAACGTCTCACCTGGCCTCTTGATCATGGGCAGGCTGATAGGCTGGGCGCGCGAGCGGCGGTTCGATTATTTCGACCTGTCGGTCGGCAACCAGGGCTACAAGGGACATATGGGCGCCAAGGGTTCGGTGCTGGCCGAGCTTCGCCAGGGGTTTACGATGCGGGGCAGTGTCGCGGGCATTGCCATCGAGTTCCGCAACCGGGCCGAGGCCTTCGTGCGCTCCAACCCAAGGCTGCTCAAGGCGGCCCAGGGACTGATGCGAGGCTTGCGGCGTTTGCGTGGGGGATCCTGA
- a CDS encoding glycoside hydrolase family 5 protein codes for MTGWSRRRVLRTALSLAPAAVALAPLSSATPALAASGEWRFRRGVNAWPWFALTREFPAPRTDYAWPPFQSQRPVPTPEDLRRLRKTGLDFIRLPVDPGPFLAADAATRGKLLDMLDAAVTATIDAGLGIIVNVQANGATHYWNPDRMVSSTAAPAFDLYRALIGELAGRLERFTPGMVALEPVNEPPQSCDSNVWSRIQLSLLTAARASSASLPMVVTGGCGSMVSGLAALDPEPLVPFEPILFTFHFYEPYLFSHQGAPWMREPVYRALNNVPWPASAGSLDATLASVRARMARDTETSEADKKAAYAETERVLKVYFDARPDRWFIDKYLSQARDWADSHGIAPERVILGEFGALRTDARYVAAPNPDRARYIADVRQSAESFGFPWAFWDLFDGMGMMDDTTRALDPAMVEALGLRMPE; via the coding sequence ATGACGGGCTGGTCCCGACGGCGGGTTCTCAGGACGGCGCTGTCGCTGGCGCCGGCAGCAGTGGCGCTGGCACCGCTTTCGTCGGCAACGCCCGCCCTCGCCGCCAGTGGCGAATGGCGCTTTCGCCGTGGCGTCAACGCCTGGCCCTGGTTTGCGCTGACGCGTGAATTTCCGGCACCGCGCACCGACTATGCCTGGCCGCCGTTCCAGTCGCAGCGGCCGGTGCCGACACCAGAGGATCTTCGCCGGCTACGCAAGACCGGGCTCGATTTCATCCGCCTGCCCGTCGATCCCGGTCCGTTTCTGGCGGCTGACGCCGCCACGCGCGGCAAGTTGCTGGACATGCTCGACGCGGCCGTCACCGCCACAATCGACGCCGGTCTCGGCATAATCGTCAACGTCCAGGCCAATGGCGCCACCCACTACTGGAACCCCGACCGCATGGTCTCCAGCACCGCCGCGCCCGCCTTCGATCTCTATCGCGCGCTGATCGGCGAGCTTGCCGGCAGGCTGGAGCGGTTCACGCCGGGCATGGTGGCGCTGGAGCCGGTCAACGAACCGCCGCAATCCTGCGATTCCAACGTCTGGTCGCGGATCCAGCTTTCCCTTCTGACGGCGGCCAGGGCATCGTCCGCGTCCTTGCCGATGGTCGTCACCGGCGGCTGCGGCTCGATGGTGAGCGGGCTGGCCGCGCTCGATCCCGAACCGCTGGTTCCCTTCGAGCCGATCCTGTTCACCTTTCATTTTTACGAGCCCTATCTGTTCAGCCACCAGGGCGCGCCGTGGATGCGCGAGCCCGTCTACCGCGCGCTGAACAATGTGCCATGGCCGGCCTCCGCCGGTTCGCTCGACGCGACTCTGGCCTCCGTCAGGGCACGCATGGCCAGGGATACCGAGACCTCCGAAGCGGACAAGAAAGCCGCCTATGCGGAAACCGAGCGCGTGCTGAAGGTCTATTTCGACGCCCGGCCCGACCGCTGGTTCATCGACAAATATCTCAGCCAGGCGCGCGACTGGGCCGACAGCCATGGCATTGCACCGGAACGTGTCATCCTGGGCGAATTCGGCGCGCTGCGCACCGACGCGCGTTATGTGGCAGCGCCCAATCCCGATCGCGCCCGCTACATCGCAGATGTCAGGCAGAGCGCCGAGTCGTTCGGCTTCCCCTGGGCCTTCTGGGACCTCTTCGATGGCATGGGCATGATGGACGACACCACGCGTGCGCTCGACCCGGCGATGGTCGAGGCGCTTGGATTGAGGATGCCGGAGTAG
- a CDS encoding glycosyltransferase — MRIACVHQGYELYGSDRSFAESVAALRAAFPSADIEVVLPRSGPILGILEPHASRIVFEPLWVLRRQAIARLATVEMARLPVAVLRAWRRLRNYDLTYVNTSIVADYALAARFLPSKAVLHIHEIPEGAMRRILVGLMHWSHADLIFNSRATRAAFGEPKSARSHVVYNGVAGPPAAEAMTYDGKRPLRVLLLGRINRIKGQEVLLEAIASMPAELKSRIEVRLVGGAFESVERERALAELVGRMGLTGRVSVLPFIPDPSEHYRWADIVTVPSRRPESLGRVAIEAMAYGRPPLVSAIGGLVEVVSDGETGWHVPPGDAAALSKKLQEIILTPEAWRGFVAAGRARYEGVFSEPVAAAAIAAIAGDKLKVTMARPGRAASSRQAETRS, encoded by the coding sequence ATGCGGATTGCCTGCGTTCATCAGGGATATGAACTCTATGGTTCAGACCGCAGCTTCGCGGAGAGCGTCGCTGCGTTGCGCGCGGCATTTCCGTCCGCCGACATCGAAGTCGTGCTGCCGCGCAGCGGCCCGATCCTAGGGATCCTCGAACCGCATGCCAGCCGCATCGTCTTCGAGCCGCTATGGGTGCTGAGGCGCCAGGCCATCGCGCGCCTTGCCACCGTCGAGATGGCACGACTGCCGGTTGCCGTGCTGAGAGCATGGCGGCGGCTCAGGAATTACGATCTCACCTACGTCAACACCTCGATCGTCGCCGATTACGCGTTGGCTGCCCGCTTCCTGCCCAGCAAGGCGGTGCTGCACATCCATGAAATTCCCGAAGGCGCCATGCGCCGGATCCTCGTCGGCCTGATGCACTGGAGCCATGCCGATCTCATCTTCAACTCGCGCGCAACCCGCGCCGCATTTGGTGAGCCCAAATCCGCGCGCTCGCATGTCGTCTACAACGGCGTTGCCGGCCCGCCGGCGGCCGAAGCGATGACCTATGACGGCAAGCGCCCGCTGCGGGTGCTGCTGCTTGGCCGCATCAACCGGATCAAGGGCCAGGAAGTGCTGCTCGAGGCGATCGCCTCGATGCCGGCGGAACTCAAGTCGAGGATCGAGGTGCGGCTGGTCGGCGGCGCCTTCGAAAGCGTCGAGCGCGAGCGCGCCTTGGCCGAACTGGTCGGCAGAATGGGCCTGACCGGGCGTGTCAGCGTCCTGCCTTTCATACCGGACCCTTCGGAGCATTATCGCTGGGCCGACATCGTCACCGTGCCGTCGCGACGCCCCGAATCGCTGGGCCGCGTCGCCATCGAGGCGATGGCCTATGGCCGGCCGCCGCTGGTGTCGGCGATCGGTGGACTGGTCGAGGTGGTCAGCGACGGCGAGACCGGCTGGCATGTGCCGCCGGGCGACGCAGCGGCGCTGTCGAAGAAATTGCAGGAGATCATCCTCACTCCCGAGGCCTGGCGCGGTTTTGTCGCCGCAGGCCGCGCGCGCTACGAGGGGGTCTTCAGCGAACCGGTCGCGGCGGCCGCGATCGCGGCGATCGCCGGCGACAAGCTGAAGGTGACCATGGCAAGGCCGGGCAGGGCGGCAAGCAGCCGCCAGGCGGAGACACGATCGTGA
- a CDS encoding VpsF family polysaccharide biosynthesis protein (VpsF, distantly related to oligosaccharide ligases, is encoded next to the probable flippase VpsE.), translated as MAAVRAANPAASWTEAGQAAAPRAGSSVDWVTRFGLVATVALLFAVSGGMLWLVGYNYDGLIGNPATKIHPSTYILVLAFVWRSCTFGNPVGYTIHVADRRPASALLAVISIFLLIIVIVRQRPGMAGMIDTFVTPALLVMMLSENDERTFARLQTVVHAVMTANAVLALFEFATKTLIFPYRLDGEVFVSDLRSTALQGHPLANATITSIYVLALLSGSRSLPMPMRLGLVGLQFAALVAFGGRSAMVTTIVLGAIYLLFSGVAYLRRGRISLPGAALAVMLASLLPVVFVMLFSYGFFDALLERFVSDSGSANARVEMFELFKHLELRDLIVGPDIDLLESMRRINGLEQGIENPIIRLVLYQGAFFTLLMLFGFTLFMHEVARRCHPGIWLPMLGWLILLNTSESLASKTTLMTKFVAIALVLYRPGRAGVGQRVQARRN; from the coding sequence ATGGCTGCCGTCCGGGCCGCTAACCCGGCAGCCAGCTGGACAGAAGCTGGTCAAGCCGCCGCGCCCCGCGCCGGCAGCTCCGTGGACTGGGTGACCCGCTTCGGACTGGTCGCGACGGTGGCGTTGCTGTTCGCCGTCTCGGGCGGCATGCTATGGCTGGTGGGCTACAATTACGACGGCCTGATCGGCAATCCGGCGACCAAGATCCACCCGTCCACCTACATATTGGTGCTGGCGTTTGTCTGGCGCTCATGCACATTCGGCAACCCGGTCGGCTACACCATTCATGTCGCCGACAGGCGGCCGGCCAGCGCATTACTGGCAGTCATTTCGATCTTTTTGCTGATCATCGTCATCGTCAGGCAACGCCCCGGCATGGCCGGCATGATCGATACGTTCGTGACACCGGCGCTGCTGGTGATGATGCTGAGCGAGAACGACGAACGGACCTTCGCCCGGCTGCAGACGGTCGTTCATGCGGTCATGACGGCGAATGCAGTGCTGGCTCTGTTCGAATTCGCGACCAAGACGCTGATCTTCCCCTACCGGCTCGACGGCGAGGTGTTCGTTTCCGACCTGCGCTCGACCGCCCTCCAGGGGCATCCGCTGGCCAATGCCACGATCACCTCGATTTATGTGCTGGCGCTGCTTTCGGGCTCACGATCGCTGCCGATGCCGATGCGGCTCGGGCTGGTCGGGCTGCAATTCGCCGCGCTGGTCGCGTTCGGCGGGCGTTCGGCGATGGTGACGACGATTGTTCTCGGCGCCATCTATTTGCTTTTCAGTGGCGTGGCTTACCTGCGGCGAGGACGCATCAGCCTGCCGGGCGCCGCCCTCGCGGTCATGCTTGCCTCGCTGCTGCCGGTCGTGTTCGTCATGCTGTTCTCCTACGGCTTCTTCGATGCACTGCTCGAGCGCTTCGTGTCGGACAGCGGCAGCGCCAATGCTCGCGTCGAAATGTTCGAGCTCTTCAAGCATCTGGAACTGCGCGACCTGATCGTGGGGCCCGATATCGATCTTCTCGAAAGCATGCGCCGTATCAACGGCCTCGAGCAAGGCATCGAGAACCCGATCATCCGCCTGGTTCTCTACCAGGGCGCCTTCTTCACCCTGCTGATGCTGTTCGGCTTCACCCTGTTCATGCACGAGGTCGCGCGCCGCTGCCATCCCGGCATCTGGCTGCCGATGCTGGGTTGGCTGATCCTGCTCAACACCTCCGAGAGCCTGGCGTCCAAGACAACGCTCATGACCAAATTCGTAGCGATCGCGCTGGTGTTGTACAGGCCGGGGCGGGCCGGGGTGGGGCAAAGGGTGCAAGCGAGGCGAAACTAG
- a CDS encoding GumC family protein, whose amino-acid sequence MQSSLLSMPQQHAPEVMQYAPEAVPAASYAPSTVELGDVKRILVRRRFLILATAALLTLVTLLYGLFTPALYSSVAEIIIDPQDLQVVNNDVNPSRVPPDGGITIVESQVSVVQSTGVLLRAIQATNLTEDPEFNGQGGLLSRLLGGLLGSGSAETDKTGKTLDALRRVLAVKRADKVLVLDVIVTAKSADKAAKLANAIAQAYLADQAAARAKMATDASDSIGARLEEQRKRVQQAENAVEAYKSANNMVMAAGNLVSDQELTEINTQLSAAQSRTATLKAQVDQLRRSGGAPEATSEAMRSSVISSLRAQEATLVDQVSQLGTELGPRHPSMIAAQQQLRDTRALIARELGRISAAAETDYERALANQQALEAKVAGMKSKSLDTDQASVKLRELQRDLEALRSVYATYLQRAQETREQVNVDSTNARIISKAMPALKKSWPPLALLLVGAIFGGLGLGTGLALIAEYASPTVLSSNQMQSAIEAPVLGVLPAKSGGRRWWPFGGAAAPASQKMDAVAGLALRRMFSSGRRPPNWPLVPSILVTSPPEDAAQRGRVARLLANAAAARGSRVLFIDVNAGSHQKDPQPGLLDVLRGEYAFEALSQYRPGSNVAVLGRGRPTAVFQEAQGVYFAQHMLAQASRSFDLVVIDGGALADNLNASPLVSMVDEILLVATLNSTPMRDVTAATQAISVMGRLPTGAMLVDEAA is encoded by the coding sequence TTGCAATCATCCCTGCTCTCGATGCCGCAACAACACGCTCCCGAGGTGATGCAATATGCTCCGGAGGCAGTTCCGGCGGCGTCTTATGCACCCTCGACCGTCGAACTCGGTGACGTGAAGCGCATATTGGTGCGCCGCCGTTTCCTTATCCTGGCGACCGCCGCGCTGCTCACCCTCGTGACACTGCTCTATGGGTTGTTCACGCCAGCGCTCTATAGCTCGGTGGCGGAAATCATCATCGATCCGCAAGACCTGCAGGTGGTCAACAACGACGTCAATCCGAGCCGTGTTCCCCCTGACGGCGGCATCACGATCGTGGAAAGCCAGGTCAGCGTCGTCCAATCGACGGGCGTGTTGCTCAGGGCCATCCAGGCGACCAACCTGACCGAGGATCCCGAATTTAACGGGCAGGGCGGGTTACTGAGCCGTTTGCTCGGCGGCTTGCTAGGTTCAGGATCGGCCGAAACCGACAAGACGGGGAAGACGCTCGATGCGCTGCGCCGGGTGCTGGCGGTGAAGCGGGCCGACAAAGTGCTGGTCCTCGACGTGATCGTCACGGCCAAGAGCGCCGACAAGGCGGCAAAGCTCGCCAATGCCATCGCGCAGGCCTACCTGGCCGATCAGGCCGCCGCGCGCGCGAAGATGGCCACGGATGCTTCCGATTCCATCGGCGCCCGGCTGGAAGAACAGCGCAAGCGGGTCCAGCAGGCCGAGAACGCCGTCGAGGCTTACAAGTCCGCCAACAACATGGTGATGGCGGCGGGCAATCTGGTCAGCGACCAGGAACTGACCGAGATCAACACGCAGCTTTCGGCGGCGCAGAGCCGCACCGCGACTCTGAAGGCGCAGGTCGACCAGCTGCGCAGGTCCGGCGGTGCGCCGGAGGCAACCTCCGAGGCGATGCGTTCCTCGGTGATTTCGAGCCTGCGGGCGCAGGAGGCAACGCTTGTTGACCAGGTTTCGCAGCTCGGCACGGAACTCGGGCCACGCCACCCTTCGATGATCGCGGCGCAGCAGCAGCTGCGCGACACGCGCGCGCTCATCGCGCGTGAACTCGGCCGCATCAGCGCCGCCGCCGAGACCGACTACGAGCGGGCGCTGGCCAACCAGCAGGCGCTCGAAGCCAAGGTCGCCGGCATGAAGAGCAAGTCGCTCGATACCGACCAGGCCTCGGTCAAGCTGCGCGAATTGCAGCGCGATCTCGAGGCGCTGCGCTCCGTCTACGCCACCTATCTGCAGCGGGCGCAGGAAACGCGCGAGCAGGTCAATGTCGACAGCACCAATGCGCGCATCATCTCCAAGGCTATGCCCGCCCTGAAGAAGAGCTGGCCGCCTCTCGCTCTGTTGCTTGTCGGCGCGATCTTCGGCGGCCTGGGGCTGGGCACCGGCCTGGCGCTGATCGCGGAATATGCCTCGCCGACGGTGCTTTCCAGCAATCAGATGCAATCGGCCATCGAAGCCCCCGTGCTGGGCGTGCTGCCGGCAAAGTCGGGCGGTCGCCGCTGGTGGCCTTTCGGTGGTGCGGCCGCACCGGCCAGCCAGAAGATGGATGCGGTCGCGGGGCTGGCGCTCCGGCGCATGTTCTCTTCCGGCCGGCGTCCGCCGAACTGGCCGCTGGTGCCGTCCATCCTGGTGACGTCGCCGCCCGAGGACGCCGCGCAGCGCGGCAGGGTGGCGCGCCTGCTCGCCAATGCAGCGGCCGCCCGGGGCAGCCGCGTCCTGTTCATCGACGTCAATGCCGGCAGCCACCAGAAGGACCCGCAGCCCGGCCTGCTCGACGTGCTGCGCGGCGAATACGCCTTCGAGGCGCTGAGCCAGTACAGGCCCGGCAGCAATGTCGCGGTGTTGGGCAGGGGTCGGCCGACCGCGGTCTTCCAGGAGGCGCAGGGCGTCTATTTCGCGCAGCACATGCTGGCCCAGGCGAGCCGCAGCTTCGATCTCGTCGTCATCGATGGCGGCGCGCTGGCCGACAATCTCAACGCCTCGCCGCTGGTGTCCATGGTCGACGAGATCCTGCTCGTCGCCACGCTGAATTCGACACCGATGCGCGATGTCACGGCAGCCACGCAGGCCATTTCCGTCATGGGGCGGCTGCCGACAGGCGCGATGCTGGTCGACGAGGCGGCCTGA
- a CDS encoding GNAT family N-acetyltransferase, which produces MASYAMRTTPTADLPDGSPSPTVAGAAATQRFTARLHTSFDTVRLLWLLVEAHGLCTGHQSLAWVEGIAKRLMPKGAELLVVEVNDAATGAPVMLLPLMRRRALGHTVIEWLSRGVCDYSAPLLADKRQWTTQGADAAWATIRSVLPPADRIHIAGIPQQIHGAANPLALLSVARNSIQITSGLALHGEPETLVKRICKSSFAKNFHKHCRRFEQMGGLALVEADTPALTQELFDKLLELRLKRFRELGRFDLLTQAPVVDFYRDAALRGLADGSVRVFGLRVGQDYLAVMYALIRKGTMHALLLGIDQDAVANAAPGLTMIGKLMMWGCARGLDYFDLSVGGQGYKQHIGASSSVLAELCVPITLRGRGSTAYIRLRGKTELFIRSRPGLFKAVQGVMRRLRRLKD; this is translated from the coding sequence GTGGCAAGCTACGCGATGCGAACGACTCCGACGGCGGATTTGCCCGATGGCTCGCCTTCTCCGACTGTCGCCGGTGCTGCTGCAACCCAGCGCTTTACGGCCCGGCTGCACACCAGCTTCGACACCGTAAGGCTGCTATGGCTGCTCGTTGAGGCGCATGGCCTGTGTACTGGCCACCAGAGCCTTGCCTGGGTGGAAGGGATCGCCAAACGGCTGATGCCCAAGGGCGCCGAGTTGCTCGTCGTCGAAGTCAACGACGCCGCCACCGGCGCGCCTGTCATGCTGTTGCCGCTGATGCGGCGCCGGGCACTCGGCCACACTGTGATCGAATGGCTGAGCCGCGGCGTATGCGATTATTCGGCACCGCTGCTGGCGGACAAGAGACAATGGACCACGCAAGGCGCTGACGCAGCCTGGGCCACTATCCGCTCGGTGTTGCCGCCGGCAGACCGCATCCACATCGCGGGCATCCCGCAGCAGATTCACGGCGCCGCCAATCCGCTGGCGCTGCTCTCGGTGGCGCGCAATTCGATCCAGATCACCTCGGGCCTCGCCCTGCACGGCGAACCGGAGACGCTGGTCAAGCGCATCTGCAAATCGTCCTTCGCCAAGAATTTCCACAAGCATTGCCGCCGCTTCGAACAAATGGGCGGGCTCGCGCTGGTCGAGGCCGACACGCCGGCGCTGACGCAGGAACTCTTCGACAAGCTCCTCGAACTGCGGTTGAAAAGGTTTCGCGAGCTCGGGCGTTTCGACCTCCTGACCCAGGCGCCGGTCGTCGACTTCTACCGCGACGCGGCCCTGCGGGGCCTGGCCGACGGATCGGTGCGGGTCTTCGGGCTGCGTGTCGGTCAAGACTATCTCGCCGTCATGTACGCGCTGATCAGGAAGGGCACCATGCACGCTCTTCTGCTTGGGATCGATCAGGACGCGGTCGCCAACGCTGCGCCGGGCCTGACCATGATCGGCAAGCTGATGATGTGGGGATGCGCGCGAGGGCTCGACTATTTCGACCTGTCGGTCGGCGGCCAGGGTTACAAGCAGCATATCGGCGCGTCGAGTTCGGTGCTGGCCGAGCTGTGCGTGCCGATAACGCTGCGGGGCAGGGGCTCGACGGCCTATATCAGGCTGCGCGGGAAGACCGAGCTTTTCATCCGCTCCCGGCCAGGGCTGTTCAAGGCCGTGCAGGGCGTGATGCGTCGTTTGCGGCGGTTGAAGGACTGA
- a CDS encoding EthD family reductase: MAKMLVIYKTPADPAAFDRHYFDIHVPLAKQLPGLQRYEISRRPIVNVLQGEVPYIVATLYFDSLEAIRSAFASETGKACAVDRRKFAGDDDLVTMLLFDTEPL; this comes from the coding sequence ATGGCCAAGATGCTTGTCATCTACAAAACCCCCGCCGATCCGGCTGCCTTCGACCGGCATTATTTCGACATCCACGTGCCGCTGGCCAAGCAGCTTCCCGGCCTACAACGCTACGAGATCAGCCGGCGGCCGATCGTGAATGTCCTGCAGGGCGAGGTGCCCTACATCGTGGCGACGCTTTATTTCGACAGCCTGGAGGCCATCCGCTCGGCCTTTGCCAGCGAGACCGGCAAGGCCTGTGCGGTGGACCGGCGCAAATTCGCCGGCGACGATGACCTGGTGACGATGCTGCTTTTCGATACCGAGCCGCTATGA
- a CDS encoding DUF1972 domain-containing protein gives MKSEKPSILILGTRGIPAAHGGFETFAEKLALFLAGRGWKVGVYCQEEVERVDRRMRTETWRGIELIHIQVASKGPRATLEFDWQCVLDAARRPGVCLVLGYNGAVFLTWLRLMRRKIITNMDGIEWRRPKWGPAARAWFWLNEWIGAWASQRLVADHPVIADHLATRRPRSAITTIAYGADPVTAAPEAPVRALGLEPGKYLISIARIEPDNNILPIVEAFCSQKRDMKLVVLGTLSDEIAYHVAIRKAANASVVLPGAIYDQATVKALRYHARAYLHGHTVGGTNPSLVEALAAGNMVIAHDNPYNRWTAGAAAIFFKDTQSCAERMQQALEDDVLVKACGEAARTRAREAFRWDDVLVAYENEAYRLLGVTTAERVAIDRPSAGAV, from the coding sequence ATGAAATCGGAAAAGCCTTCCATCCTGATCCTGGGGACCCGCGGCATCCCCGCGGCCCATGGCGGCTTTGAAACCTTCGCCGAGAAGCTAGCGCTTTTTCTTGCCGGGCGCGGCTGGAAGGTCGGCGTCTACTGCCAGGAGGAGGTCGAGCGGGTCGACCGGAGGATGCGCACCGAAACCTGGCGCGGCATCGAACTCATTCACATCCAAGTCGCCTCGAAGGGACCGCGCGCGACGCTGGAATTCGATTGGCAATGCGTGCTCGACGCCGCCCGGCGGCCCGGCGTATGCCTGGTGCTCGGTTACAATGGCGCGGTCTTCCTGACCTGGCTCAGGTTGATGCGGCGCAAGATCATCACCAACATGGACGGCATCGAGTGGCGTCGCCCCAAATGGGGGCCGGCGGCGCGCGCATGGTTCTGGCTCAACGAGTGGATCGGCGCCTGGGCCTCGCAACGCCTGGTCGCCGACCATCCCGTCATCGCCGACCATCTGGCGACGCGCCGGCCGCGCAGTGCCATTACCACCATCGCCTATGGCGCCGACCCGGTGACGGCGGCACCGGAGGCGCCGGTTCGTGCGCTCGGCCTCGAGCCCGGCAAATACCTGATCTCGATCGCGCGCATCGAGCCCGACAACAACATCCTGCCGATCGTCGAGGCCTTCTGCAGCCAAAAGCGCGACATGAAGCTGGTGGTGCTGGGCACGCTCTCCGACGAAATCGCCTATCATGTCGCCATCCGCAAGGCGGCGAACGCCTCGGTGGTCCTGCCGGGCGCCATCTACGACCAGGCGACGGTGAAAGCGCTGCGGTATCACGCCCGCGCCTACCTGCATGGCCACACGGTCGGCGGCACCAACCCTTCGCTGGTCGAGGCGCTGGCCGCCGGCAACATGGTGATCGCCCACGACAATCCGTACAACAGGTGGACCGCGGGTGCCGCCGCCATCTTCTTCAAGGATACGCAGAGCTGCGCCGAGCGGATGCAGCAGGCGCTGGAGGACGACGTCCTGGTCAAGGCCTGCGGTGAGGCAGCGAGGACGCGCGCCCGCGAAGCCTTCCGCTGGGACGATGTCCTGGTCGCCTACGAGAACGAAGCCTACCGGCTTCTCGGCGTAACCACTGCCGAGAGAGTCGCGATCGACCGTCCCTCGGCCGGCGCGGTATGA